The Solanum pennellii chromosome 11, SPENNV200 sequence GTCATACACAAGTCGATCCTAAATAGAGTAGTTACCTCACAGTATGATCCATGATAGAATTCACACAACATCCTTCACAAGAAGTCTCAAGAAAACATTTCACACAAACTTCAGACCTCAAAATCAATCTCTACTAGACAAGTGCCAAATGTTGCTAAATATGTTTTCTTAGATAAGAAATCATACAACTCAATGTAAAGGTTAAATATACCTACAAGACAGATTTTAAGCATGGAAGGAGGAAAGCAAGAGAACCAAAAACAAGGAAAAGAGAAGGAAGTCAAGAGCGTACTGAAATTTCTTAAAGCACGCTCCTTTACTTGAATCATATTTTAAGCtcttaatttcttattttcttttggcTTCCCACCTGATGTAATTTGGGGGCGGATTAATCCGGATTCCTATTGGGAAGTCTACTTTTGGAGGGGAGGGAAGCAATCCCTACATACCAAAAGAAGACTCCATTCTCAGTGTTGGAACCCAAAACATGTAGCTAAAATAGTGGATATTCATCAGCCCAAGACACATCTCTAAACATATCATACACAGGTATAAAGTTAAAATCCTAAAACACGAGTTGTTACCCTATAGTATAATCCATAACAGAATTAGCACAATGTCGAAGAAATCAATCTCTTCCAGCCAAGCAACTCCCAAGAAAAGCATATATATTTTAGAAGGGTAAAATGTAAGATACATTCAATAAATCCATATTAATATCCAATAACAAGTATGATTATCACAACAGTAGTTTCACTACATCAACAACAGGTACAAAAAAGCAAAATAGCAGGAAAATAAGGTAGGGAAGAAGGGAACTTTACAAGTTGAATAGATTAGGCAATGATGGTCAATCCGAacgtgaagaagaagaatcatAGTAATATTGGGGAGGAGGCGAAGCAACAAAATCATGGTCATCATAAagtgatgaagatgaagaagaagcaGAAGAATTGTAACGGCGATAGTAATAAGGGTCAGGAGGGACACAAAGGAAAGTCCAAACACAAAGAGCTAAACGACCCAATTGTTGAAGAGGGAAAAAGATGACCAGATCCAAAAGCTCGTCGCTGTCAATTGGGTCTGCTAGACATGACAAAAATTGCCAAACTTCTGCTGATGCTTTAGCTACAGACACCAGTAATACTCCATTGAATGGcatttcttcaatttcaatgTCAGATTTTTTTTAGGGTTTCTAATCCTCCATGTTCTTTCTTCTTAGCATTTCATCAAGCAGTTGGTGTTGTTGACCGCGGCCTGAGCTGATATcaataatatgttaatttgGCTTACACCATGTTTGGCCAATAGTTTTATTTTAAGACTGCTTggtttcttaaaaaataaataatgcttaatgaaatcaaatctttgggagaaaataaaaagttttcaaaagttgaaaaaGAAAGTTTTTTTCCTAAGAGT is a genomic window containing:
- the LOC107003290 gene encoding uncharacterized protein LOC107003290, coding for MPFNGVLLVSVAKASAEVWQFLSCLADPIDSDELLDLVIFFPLQQLGRLALCVWTFLCVPPDPYYYRRYNSSASSSSSSLYDDHDFVASPPPQYYYDSSSSRSD